The Streptomyces sp. NBC_00224 genome has a window encoding:
- a CDS encoding FG-GAP repeat domain-containing protein, giving the protein MKFIPRALAATAIATVMAATAATAFAAGNPTDARELRAQADAQHRAHGSQGLAAPRAAAKKRVETPTFSMTAVDKKSGNLYLYFADRQGGFDKRYDVGVGYDFEAFQGHVDNDKDGYGESTWHVDKSGLLSYTYHVSELTLDTKDIGGGWQIYDKVLFPGNLAGAGEADIIARDKAGVLWLYLGYADGRVTARTKIGGGWGQYTEIAGQGDLDGDGFTDIVARDKAGVLWFYKGSGDRNDPFNQRTRIGGGWNTYNRILSVGDLDNDGRTDLAARGNDGTLWRYSGNGDSADPFDNRVKIGWGYNIYNLI; this is encoded by the coding sequence ATGAAGTTCATTCCACGCGCACTGGCCGCGACCGCCATCGCCACGGTGATGGCTGCCACCGCCGCTACCGCGTTCGCGGCCGGGAACCCGACCGACGCCAGGGAACTGCGCGCCCAGGCCGATGCCCAGCACCGCGCCCACGGCTCCCAGGGTCTTGCCGCTCCGCGCGCCGCCGCGAAGAAGCGTGTGGAGACGCCCACGTTCTCGATGACGGCCGTCGACAAGAAGTCCGGCAACCTCTACCTGTACTTCGCGGACCGCCAGGGCGGCTTCGACAAGCGCTACGACGTCGGGGTCGGCTATGACTTCGAGGCGTTCCAGGGCCACGTCGACAACGACAAGGACGGCTACGGCGAGAGCACCTGGCACGTCGACAAGTCGGGCCTGCTGTCGTACACGTACCACGTCTCGGAACTGACGCTGGACACCAAGGACATCGGTGGCGGCTGGCAGATCTACGACAAGGTCCTCTTTCCCGGCAACCTCGCCGGTGCGGGCGAGGCCGACATCATCGCCCGTGACAAGGCGGGGGTGCTGTGGCTCTACCTCGGCTACGCGGACGGCCGCGTGACCGCCCGCACGAAGATCGGCGGCGGGTGGGGGCAGTACACCGAGATCGCCGGACAGGGCGACCTGGACGGCGACGGTTTCACCGACATCGTCGCCCGTGACAAGGCCGGTGTGCTCTGGTTCTACAAGGGCAGCGGCGACCGCAACGACCCGTTCAACCAGCGCACGAGGATCGGCGGCGGCTGGAACACCTACAACCGCATCCTCTCCGTCGGCGACCTCGACAACGACGGCCGCACCGACCTCGCCGCCCGCGGCAACGACGGCACGCTGTGGCGCTACTCCGGCAACGGCGACAGCGCCGACCCGTTCGACAACCGCGTCAAGATCGGCTGGGGCTACAACATCTACAACCTGATCTGA
- a CDS encoding DinB family protein — translation MIDEFAKDNLHGRLRRDRKALLWKLDGLSEYDARRPLTATGTNLLGLVKHVATVEARYFGEVFDRPSPQPLPRWQDSDGSDQWATEDETRDQIIGFYRRTWEHSDATINELPLDAPGHVPWWPEPYPNTNLFAVMAHVLGESTRHTGHADILREGLDGRTGLRAEHETQTDEEARTAHCAKIEQAARTAAPIKT, via the coding sequence ATGATCGATGAATTCGCGAAAGACAACCTGCACGGGAGACTGCGGCGGGACCGCAAGGCGCTGCTCTGGAAACTCGACGGCTTGTCCGAATACGACGCCCGCCGGCCTTTGACAGCGACCGGGACCAACCTCCTCGGCCTGGTCAAACACGTGGCCACCGTCGAGGCCAGGTACTTCGGCGAGGTCTTCGACCGCCCTTCCCCGCAACCGCTGCCCCGGTGGCAGGACTCCGACGGCAGCGATCAGTGGGCGACCGAGGACGAGACCCGCGATCAGATCATCGGGTTCTACCGGCGCACGTGGGAACACTCGGACGCGACGATCAACGAGCTTCCCCTCGACGCCCCCGGCCACGTGCCGTGGTGGCCGGAGCCTTATCCCAACACAAACCTGTTCGCCGTCATGGCCCATGTCCTCGGCGAGTCCACCCGGCATACCGGGCACGCCGATATCCTGCGCGAGGGCCTCGACGGCCGGACCGGGTTGCGCGCCGAACACGAGACGCAGACCGACGAGGAAGCCCGTACAGCCCACTGCGCGAAGATCGAGCAGGCCGCCAGGACGGCCGCACCAATCAAGACTTAG